In Kitasatospora viridis, the following are encoded in one genomic region:
- a CDS encoding Pvc16 family protein, which translates to MLRDADLSLAAWLAGVLPAGTGVRFDAPGAAWDSTGPADGPCISAFLCEVRRDGRDAAPAGWSQVRDGAGRLVGRQLPTRHYRLRYAVTAWAGAADDPSQRALAEHGLLGLLIDACAAADTLGDEQLTGALAAAGLPVQVRCAGDEPGGPTAQSLWAGFGIAPRAVLLLELAVPVVPPLVTDLAAPVREIVLGGHLLPGGAGPRGTVTEH; encoded by the coding sequence GTGCTGCGCGACGCGGACCTCTCGCTGGCCGCCTGGCTCGCCGGTGTGCTGCCGGCCGGGACGGGGGTCAGGTTCGACGCGCCGGGTGCCGCCTGGGATTCCACGGGGCCGGCCGACGGCCCGTGCATCAGCGCGTTCCTCTGCGAGGTGCGCCGGGACGGGCGGGACGCGGCCCCGGCCGGGTGGTCACAGGTGCGGGACGGGGCGGGACGGCTGGTGGGCCGTCAGCTGCCGACCCGGCACTACCGGCTCCGGTACGCGGTCACCGCCTGGGCGGGCGCCGCTGACGATCCGTCACAGCGGGCGCTCGCCGAGCACGGCCTGCTGGGCCTGCTGATCGACGCCTGCGCCGCCGCCGACACGCTCGGCGACGAGCAGCTGACGGGAGCCCTGGCCGCGGCCGGGCTCCCGGTCCAGGTGCGCTGCGCGGGGGACGAGCCGGGCGGGCCGACGGCGCAGAGCCTGTGGGCCGGGTTCGGGATCGCCCCGCGCGCCGTCCTGCTGCTGGAGCTCGCGGTCCCCGTGGTGCCGCCACTGGTCACCGACCTCGCCGCGCCCGTGCGCGAGATCGTGCTGGGCGGGCACCTGCTGCCGGGCGGCGCAGGGCCACGGGGAACGGTCACCGAGCACTGA